TCCCCGCGGCACTCGCGTCGAGTCGACTGCTCGTGCCGCTGCTCGCCGAGGCCGGCGACGTCGGCGTCACCCCTGAAGGGCGTACGGTGGAGAAGTCCCAGGAGCTCTCCATAGTGACGGTCGCCGGCCCCGACGGGCGGCGTGTGATGCTGGCGTTCAGCTCCACGGCGGCGATGCGCGCCTGGAACGCGGACGCTCGGCCGATCCCCGTCCCCGGGCCCCAGCTCGCGCTGGCCGCGGCGCAGGAGGAGACCGACCTCATCGTCATCGACGCCGGGTCGCCCGAGAGCGAGTGCGGGGTGCGGCGACCCGCACTGCGCGCGCTCGCGCTCGGCGAGCCCGCGATCCCGGCGTGGGCGGACGACGACGTGCGCGCCGCCTTCGCCTCCGCACTCGGCGGAGAGGACCGCGTCGAGGCGATCGCCCTCCTCCCGGGAGATCCGGAGGGGCGACTGCTCGCCCCCGAGACCGAGGTGCACCTCATGCTCGCTCCCGGGCTCGATCGCGACGCCCTCGGTGCGCTGCTCACCTCGGTGCAGCAGCGCCTCGCGGCGAACGCCGTCATCGCGGATCGGGTCGACTCCATGCGCATGGTGCCGCACGCCGCCCCTACAGCAGGTTGAGCAGCAGCACGTAGCAGGTCGTCCCGGCCGCGATGCTGAGCAGCGAGCGCCGCTTGCCGACGAGATGCACCACGATCGTGACCGCGGTCGCGGCGGCGATCGCCCACAGGTCGCCGGGGCGGCTGAGGGCCTCGCCGCGCAGGATCACCACGGCGAGGATCAGCAGGATGCCCGCGGGCATCCACCGCCCGAGCGCCTGCACGAAGCGGGACTTGCGGAGCGGCTTCAGGATCGCGAAGGGCAGTGCTCGCAGGGCCACCGTGATGAGGCCCGAGACCCCGATGGCGAGGAGGAGGGTGCCGACGTCAGGCACGGTCGCCCCCGTCCGTCTCCGAGCCCGAGCTCGCGCGGCGCGACAGCGCGTAGCGCACCGCGAGCATCACGGTGAACAGTACGAGGGCGGCGAGGAGCGCGTTGTCGGGGACCACGACGATCGCGATCCCGACGGCGAGCCCGGCGAGCACCGCGGACGGCACCTCGCGTGCGCTGCGCACCGCGTCGAGCGTCATCACGACGAACAGCGCGACGAGCGCGAACTCGAACCCCTCGATCGGTTCGGGCAGTGCACCCGCGATGAGCACGCCCGCGACCCCGCCGAGCACCCAGTAGGCCTGCATGGCGAACTGCCCCGTGATGACTCGGCGCGACGAGAGCTGCGCGGCGGGCATGAGCACGTACGTGGCGTAGGCCTCGTCGATGAGCGCGTAGATGGAATAGGCGCGGGGGAGCCCGCGGCGCACGCGGTCGATGGGGAACGAGAGCGCGTAGAAGACGTGCCGGAAGTTGATGGCGAACACGGTGACGGCGATCGTGAGAATCGGGGTCGCCGCGGCGAGCATGCTCACCATGAGCAGCTCGACCGACCCGGCGAAGACAACGATGGAGAGTGCGGGCGCCACCCACCAGGGCAGCCCGGCCTGCACCACCAGCACCCCGAGCGCGATGCCGAGCGGGAAGATCCCGATCCCGACCCCGAGCGAATCGCGCAGGCCCGCGGCGATCTGCGAGCGGCCCGGAGACTCCGGCGCGTCCGTGATGGCGGAAGGTGGTGCGTGCATCTCTTCAGTGTGACGCAGGGGCCGCGCAATGTGGGTGCGTTTCTCGCCGGAATTGCGCGGGATCCGGCAAGATAGTCACATGGATGCACTGGATCGCGCAATTATCGCGGAACTCGAGCGCGAAGGGCGACTCAGCAATGTCGATCTGGCGGCGCGCGTCGGCCTCACGGCCGGGCCGTGCCTGCGGCGGGTGCAGCGTCTCGAATCGAGTGGGGTGATCCGCGGGTATCACGCGGAGGTCGACCCGGTCGCGACCGGGCGCTCCTTCGAGGTGATCCTGCACATCGATCTCGTCACCCAGGAGGCGACCGTCGTGCAGCACTTTGAACGGGAGGTGGCGCTGCTCGACGAGGTGGTCGAGTTCAAGCGGCTGTTCGGGACCCCCGACTACTTCCTGCGGGTGGCGGTGGCCGATCTCGCCGCGTACGAGGACTTCCTGACGCGGAAGATCATGGCAGAGCGGGGCGTCGGCAAGGTGAGCTCCCACTTCGCCATGAAGAACCTGAAGGGCGAGGTCAGTTCACCGGGCCGGTGAACTTCTCTCCGGGGCCCTGACCGATCGGGTCGGGGATGAGCGAGGCCTCGCGGAATGCGAGCTGCACGGAGCGGAGCCCGTCGCGCAGGCTGCGCGCGTGCATGTCGCTGATGTCGGGGGCCGCGGCCGTGATGAGGCCGGCCAGTGCGTTGATGAGCTTGCGGGCCTCATCGAGGTCCGTCTGCGATTCGGGATCGTCGGCGAGGCCGACCTTCACCGCCGCTGCGCTCAGCAGGTGGACCGCTGCCGTGGTGATGACCTCGACCGCAGCGACGTCCGCGATGTCGCGCGTCGCCTGCGCGGAATCGACGTGCTCTGTGTGCTCGGTGTGGTCGGCGGTGTTCTCGGTCATGCTGTCCTGACTGTCGGGTGTTTCGTGTGATAAGCTTGCTGAGGTTCTCGGCGTCCAGTCGAGATGCGGAAGTGGAGATTCTCCCACCCGGCACCGCCTCTAAGGTTACCGGGTAGTTGGCACCCCGTCGTTCACGCGGCAGCTGGAAGGGTGCAGATCGCACGTGTGCGTTCCTGATCTCCGCCCGCCGCTCCCGCCGGGAGTGGCCGTTTCACGAGATCAGAGGAGCACGAGATCAGCGATCCCCGTACGAATGACAGAATCCGCGTCAGCGAAGTTCGCCTGGTAGGACCCAGTGGCGAGCAGGTCGGCGTGGTGCCGATCGAGACTGCCCTGCGCCTCGCGGCCGACGCCGATCTTGATCTCGTCGAGGTTGCCCCGAACTCGAAGC
Above is a genomic segment from Leucobacter rhizosphaerae containing:
- a CDS encoding SseB family protein — protein: MAIKKLPSTGDAPRATGVPESLTPGGAVDSAGFPWAGRTFDHHETAFADDTGEAPQQLLRAVSAVRTAARAFRDAAPGEQAAALSALAAAQAGIPAALASSRLLVPLLAEAGDVGVTPEGRTVEKSQELSIVTVAGPDGRRVMLAFSSTAAMRAWNADARPIPVPGPQLALAAAQEETDLIVIDAGSPESECGVRRPALRALALGEPAIPAWADDDVRAAFASALGGEDRVEAIALLPGDPEGRLLAPETEVHLMLAPGLDRDALGALLTSVQQRLAANAVIADRVDSMRMVPHAAPTAG
- a CDS encoding branched-chain amino acid transporter permease yields the protein MPDVGTLLLAIGVSGLITVALRALPFAILKPLRKSRFVQALGRWMPAGILLILAVVILRGEALSRPGDLWAIAAATAVTIVVHLVGKRRSLLSIAAGTTCYVLLLNLL
- a CDS encoding AzlC family ABC transporter permease; the encoded protein is MHAPPSAITDAPESPGRSQIAAGLRDSLGVGIGIFPLGIALGVLVVQAGLPWWVAPALSIVVFAGSVELLMVSMLAAATPILTIAVTVFAINFRHVFYALSFPIDRVRRGLPRAYSIYALIDEAYATYVLMPAAQLSSRRVITGQFAMQAYWVLGGVAGVLIAGALPEPIEGFEFALVALFVVMTLDAVRSAREVPSAVLAGLAVGIAIVVVPDNALLAALVLFTVMLAVRYALSRRASSGSETDGGDRA
- a CDS encoding Lrp/AsnC family transcriptional regulator; this encodes MDALDRAIIAELEREGRLSNVDLAARVGLTAGPCLRRVQRLESSGVIRGYHAEVDPVATGRSFEVILHIDLVTQEATVVQHFEREVALLDEVVEFKRLFGTPDYFLRVAVADLAAYEDFLTRKIMAERGVGKVSSHFAMKNLKGEVSSPGR
- a CDS encoding DUF1844 domain-containing protein, with the protein product MTENTADHTEHTEHVDSAQATRDIADVAAVEVITTAAVHLLSAAAVKVGLADDPESQTDLDEARKLINALAGLITAAAPDISDMHARSLRDGLRSVQLAFREASLIPDPIGQGPGEKFTGPVN